In Aquiflexum balticum DSM 16537, a single genomic region encodes these proteins:
- a CDS encoding RagB/SusD family nutrient uptake outer membrane protein, whose translation MKKKIRIIYIIVVSLALNACADLDLTPKTGISTENFFRNLPELEIGLNSLYEKKLWKIDEDWWTDDMFHRGGPATNDISTGNINSESSLSGVYWTDLYDGIKRANTLLQAIEKLRGVESEDELNRIEGEARAIRAYFYGILVTKFGDVPLLTSNIPLNEAYNVTRTGVSEVKNFIYSELDEAALLLPRNNENRVNQGFAFGIKARFALYLGDFQISKIASKAVIDMGIYDLDKNFRTLFLKEGAASKENIFFIPQSLDFNVNFNNTLTRDFIPRNAGGFGAAMPTFEAVHIFECVDGETIDKSPLYDPQKPFVNRDPRLNETIVEFGIPWLGFIYQPHPDSITTINTLNNERVRNNDSRGVAIFASFTGMLWKKGIEQRWADNPRLADQNLIILRYADILLMQAESLIELNEDLTTAQNLINQVRARAYGVELNQTDLFPAVSELDQNGLRARLRRERRVELMREGLRYQDIIRWRIGNKTITRVVLGMPQPTVQDRNQWPFNDQILPVVDQDGVVLFDSQQLISRNFASLLQTYSFDEQRMYLWPIPASDRFLNSNLTQNPGY comes from the coding sequence ATGAAAAAGAAAATAAGAATAATCTATATAATCGTAGTTTCCTTGGCTTTAAATGCTTGTGCAGACTTAGATCTTACTCCTAAAACAGGTATTTCAACAGAAAACTTCTTTAGAAATCTGCCCGAATTGGAAATTGGTTTGAACTCACTCTATGAGAAAAAACTTTGGAAAATTGACGAAGACTGGTGGACAGATGACATGTTTCACAGAGGTGGTCCTGCTACAAATGACATTTCTACAGGCAATATCAATTCTGAATCATCGCTTTCTGGTGTATATTGGACTGATTTATATGACGGGATAAAAAGAGCAAACACTCTGCTTCAAGCGATAGAAAAATTAAGAGGAGTTGAAAGTGAAGACGAACTCAATAGGATTGAAGGTGAAGCGAGGGCAATAAGAGCTTATTTTTATGGCATATTAGTCACAAAGTTTGGAGATGTACCTTTATTAACTTCAAATATTCCTCTGAATGAAGCATATAATGTGACTAGAACCGGTGTTAGTGAAGTTAAAAACTTCATTTATAGTGAATTGGATGAAGCCGCATTATTACTACCTCGAAATAACGAAAATAGGGTTAATCAAGGCTTTGCCTTTGGAATAAAAGCGAGATTCGCTCTTTATTTGGGTGATTTTCAGATTTCAAAGATAGCTTCAAAAGCTGTGATTGACATGGGTATTTATGATCTGGACAAAAACTTTAGGACGTTATTTTTGAAGGAAGGAGCGGCTAGTAAAGAAAATATTTTCTTTATTCCTCAAAGTCTTGATTTCAATGTAAATTTTAATAATACTTTGACTCGGGATTTTATTCCTAGAAATGCAGGAGGTTTTGGTGCAGCTATGCCTACGTTTGAAGCCGTACATATATTTGAATGTGTCGATGGAGAGACAATTGACAAGTCCCCACTTTATGACCCCCAAAAACCTTTTGTAAACAGAGATCCGAGATTAAATGAGACTATTGTAGAATTTGGTATTCCTTGGCTTGGGTTTATATATCAACCACATCCTGATTCAATAACAACAATCAATACATTAAATAATGAAAGAGTAAGAAACAATGATTCAAGAGGTGTTGCAATTTTCGCATCTTTTACAGGAATGCTTTGGAAAAAAGGTATTGAGCAGAGATGGGCTGATAATCCAAGATTGGCGGATCAAAATTTAATAATTTTGAGGTATGCAGATATTTTGTTGATGCAAGCTGAATCTTTGATAGAACTCAATGAAGATTTGACTACTGCCCAAAACCTTATCAATCAAGTGCGGGCAAGAGCCTATGGAGTAGAGTTGAATCAGACAGATCTTTTTCCAGCTGTTTCTGAATTAGACCAGAACGGATTGAGGGCAAGGTTAAGACGTGAAAGAAGGGTTGAATTGATGAGGGAAGGATTAAGATACCAAGATATAATCAGGTGGAGAATTGGAAATAAAACGATCACAAGAGTGGTCTTGGGTATGCCACAACCTACTGTGCAGGATAGAAACCAATGGCCGTTCAATGATCAGATTTTACCTGTCGTAGATCAGGATGGAGTGGTTTTGTTTGATAGTCAACAACTGATTTCCAGAAATTTTGCCAGCCTGCTTCAGACTTATAGTTTTGACGAACAAAGGATGTATCTATGGCCTATTCCTGCATCGGATAGGTTTTTGAATTCTAATCTGACGCAAAATCCCGGGTATTGA
- a CDS encoding alpha-L-rhamnosidase-related protein has translation MRQRIKIQLLSLLLFIGFAQSVFPQKLYWIRAEGGERNEYVFFRKDFQLKEEALQGELNLYVDSRYALYVNGNYLGFGPVRSFHTHPYFDSYDLVPFLKKGNNVITVLAMNNGMETFQLFDNKGAALFWGEILAGSEKISLDIQSWKAKKSIGYDQTTPRFSFAKGPIESWDVSKDKGWNTEGTSTDGWQTPVPVANHANWGQMAPRPIPYLTMEDVRALRLMGAYPLKNEEDIYTFRVPAPDLDIEEYSIGHPGLVYTYIYSPKKQKVNAGLWWGEYFLNGNKINPKKTENMSYHRQEFNLDLNPGWNELLVRNKVIWGTWDFYLSLPSNLGLSVSPSKKPDDTEWFYSFVPLEINLEKAIEQLDLGIGIDKITQNFTSNWRSHSREENTNPAKDLAWMKADTAKPIFPSGVFLEPLIYKENPTGLCFYFDMGEIQLGQFFVEGDFPEGTIIDIGFSEELNQAGLPWLYKRHQVGAGLRFVADGDQKRYQSFKPYGARYLKVTVRDNQTPFRLDNVGMIRQVYPFQTIGSFSSSDPLLNRIWEASWRTLQICAEDSYTDTPFRERGLYAGDMIPQMAMTQAVSGDMRLVKHSLNLFQDMYRSQMWEGATNRHEDYIFSSLIALDEYAKLSGDWALVKEHYENYKSLIGQYQSRYENGLVKTESIFIEWTTINKKDAVMTAFEAIYYYSLERLAEWADRFGFQQDKTAFVQEAARLKGNINSKLWDPSQENYFDGIKDGGVLQEKHITSTIWPTLMGVTEPKDQEVIIDWLKEEILDIGQDTRKEKISPYSSFYLFALLYRFEQSGSVENFIKKHWGPMALHNDRPTIWENFDVVNSDIGTSSHAWSGHPLFFFATETLGVNLGFFRDFNPDLIEIQPQSETLSWAKGTVVHPLGPVEVDWRIEGENLFLNYSAPPGAKVSVKPKGKLGKLNLILNSTR, from the coding sequence TTGAGACAAAGAATCAAAATCCAATTACTAAGCTTGCTGCTCTTTATTGGTTTTGCTCAGTCTGTTTTTCCCCAAAAACTCTATTGGATCAGAGCAGAAGGAGGAGAAAGAAACGAATATGTGTTTTTCAGAAAAGATTTTCAGCTAAAAGAAGAGGCCCTTCAAGGGGAGCTCAACCTGTATGTAGATTCGAGGTATGCCTTGTATGTCAATGGAAATTATTTGGGTTTCGGGCCTGTCAGATCTTTCCATACCCATCCGTATTTTGACTCTTATGATCTGGTACCTTTTTTAAAGAAAGGGAATAATGTGATCACTGTTTTGGCTATGAATAATGGAATGGAGACCTTCCAACTTTTTGATAATAAAGGAGCGGCGCTGTTTTGGGGAGAAATTCTTGCCGGGTCGGAAAAAATCAGTCTTGATATTCAGTCCTGGAAAGCAAAAAAATCCATCGGCTATGACCAGACTACTCCAAGGTTCTCTTTTGCCAAAGGTCCTATAGAAAGTTGGGATGTGAGCAAAGATAAGGGTTGGAATACAGAAGGAACTTCTACCGACGGTTGGCAAACCCCGGTACCCGTTGCCAATCATGCCAATTGGGGGCAAATGGCCCCAAGACCCATTCCTTACCTGACCATGGAAGATGTCAGAGCTTTGAGACTAATGGGTGCTTATCCACTCAAAAATGAAGAAGATATTTACACATTCAGGGTACCAGCTCCTGATTTGGATATAGAAGAATATTCAATAGGTCATCCGGGCTTGGTCTACACCTATATTTATTCTCCCAAAAAACAAAAAGTGAATGCAGGCTTGTGGTGGGGAGAGTATTTTCTGAATGGAAATAAGATCAATCCCAAAAAAACCGAAAATATGAGCTATCATCGGCAGGAGTTTAATTTGGACCTCAATCCGGGATGGAATGAATTATTGGTTCGGAATAAGGTCATCTGGGGGACTTGGGATTTTTACCTTTCGCTTCCCTCAAATCTTGGATTATCGGTTTCACCTTCTAAAAAACCGGATGATACAGAATGGTTTTATTCCTTCGTTCCTTTGGAAATCAATCTTGAAAAGGCAATTGAACAGCTGGATCTGGGTATTGGAATTGACAAAATAACACAAAATTTCACTTCAAACTGGCGATCCCATAGCCGGGAAGAAAATACCAATCCGGCAAAGGATTTGGCTTGGATGAAGGCTGATACGGCAAAACCTATTTTCCCTTCGGGAGTATTTTTAGAGCCCCTGATTTACAAGGAAAATCCAACCGGACTATGTTTTTATTTTGACATGGGGGAAATTCAGTTGGGACAGTTTTTTGTGGAGGGGGATTTTCCTGAGGGCACCATCATTGATATTGGTTTTTCGGAAGAACTCAATCAGGCAGGACTGCCCTGGTTGTACAAAAGACATCAGGTGGGGGCAGGATTGAGATTTGTGGCAGATGGGGATCAAAAAAGGTATCAATCCTTCAAGCCATACGGCGCCCGCTACCTGAAAGTCACCGTCAGAGATAATCAGACTCCTTTTCGATTGGATAATGTCGGAATGATCCGGCAGGTGTATCCTTTCCAAACCATAGGTTCATTTTCATCTTCCGACCCTTTACTCAACAGAATTTGGGAAGCCTCTTGGCGGACATTACAGATCTGCGCCGAAGATTCTTATACAGATACTCCCTTCCGGGAAAGGGGCTTATATGCAGGAGACATGATACCTCAAATGGCAATGACCCAGGCTGTAAGTGGAGATATGCGTTTGGTGAAACATTCCTTGAATTTGTTTCAAGACATGTATCGCTCCCAAATGTGGGAGGGAGCTACCAACAGGCATGAGGATTATATTTTTTCTTCTCTGATTGCTTTAGATGAATATGCCAAACTTTCAGGTGATTGGGCCCTTGTAAAAGAGCATTATGAAAACTACAAATCATTGATTGGTCAATATCAAAGCAGATATGAAAATGGATTGGTCAAAACGGAGAGTATATTTATTGAGTGGACAACAATCAATAAAAAAGATGCAGTGATGACTGCCTTCGAAGCAATTTATTATTACAGCTTAGAAAGATTGGCCGAATGGGCAGATCGTTTTGGTTTCCAACAGGATAAAACTGCATTTGTCCAAGAAGCGGCCAGACTAAAGGGAAATATAAATTCCAAGCTTTGGGATCCCTCTCAAGAGAACTATTTTGACGGAATCAAGGATGGTGGAGTCTTGCAGGAAAAGCATATTACCTCTACGATTTGGCCTACACTGATGGGGGTCACTGAACCGAAAGATCAAGAAGTAATAATCGATTGGTTGAAAGAAGAAATCTTGGACATAGGACAGGATACTAGAAAAGAAAAAATATCGCCATACAGTTCCTTTTACCTTTTTGCCTTGCTATACAGGTTTGAGCAATCAGGATCAGTGGAAAATTTCATTAAGAAGCATTGGGGACCAATGGCACTGCACAATGACCGGCCGACCATTTGGGAAAATTTTGATGTGGTAAATTCCGATATCGGTACTTCCAGCCATGCTTGGAGCGGACATCCTTTGTTTTTCTTTGCTACAGAGACTTTAGGCGTTAATCTGGGGTTTTTTAGGGATTTCAATCCTGATCTTATTGAAATACAACCCCAATCTGAAACACTTTCATGGGCAAAAGGCACTGTGGTACATCCATTGGGACCTGTGGAAGTGGATTGGAGAATTGAAGGAGAAAACCTTTTCCTGAATTATTCAGCACCTCCGGGAGCAAAGGTTTCTGTAAAACCAAAAGGAAAACTCGGTAAACTTAATCTAATCCTTAATTCAACAAGGTGA
- a CDS encoding sulfatase — MKTFQLLNKLFARLFILSAIFLNLPVGPVSAQNEKPNILLIAIDDLNDWVGYLGGHPMVQTPNIDRLAASGIAFTNAHVQAPLCNPSRSSILTGLRPTTTGIYALGPWFRDLDPYKDLVTLPQYFEKNGYETMATGKIFHDAFPPKEERRNGTEFSVWGFHGSFLPRPVEPFVKNTGHPLVDWGVYPESDSLQDDWKVTDWAIEQLENRPENKPFFLSVGIRHPHVPLYASQKWFDLYPEEELLLPETRADDREDIPPFSWYLHWDLPEPRLAWLEMNHQWKPKVRAYLASVSFADMLVGRLLDTLEKEGLTENTIVVLFSDHGYHLGTKGITGKNSLWHESTRVPFIFSGPGIPEKGKLNDAPVELLDLYPTLISLAGLPNKDGLDGQSLIPLLTDIGYRRESPAICTHGPDNHVVVTEEWRFIQYADGSRELYDRKNDQNEWHNLAILEEYIPIMDKLSNYLPKSAKPAPGSKTRLIEMIDGMPYWEGKIIPYGAKVPMKFD, encoded by the coding sequence ATGAAGACATTTCAACTGCTGAATAAGCTATTTGCAAGATTATTCATCCTCAGTGCAATATTCCTTAATCTTCCGGTTGGGCCTGTATCTGCCCAAAATGAAAAACCTAACATTTTGCTTATTGCCATTGATGATCTGAACGATTGGGTTGGGTACTTGGGAGGACACCCCATGGTTCAGACCCCCAATATAGACCGATTGGCGGCAAGTGGAATTGCATTTACAAATGCCCACGTACAAGCCCCATTATGTAACCCATCAAGATCAAGTATTTTGACAGGTTTGAGACCAACCACCACCGGGATATATGCCTTGGGCCCTTGGTTCCGTGACTTGGATCCTTATAAGGACCTCGTCACGCTTCCACAATATTTTGAGAAGAACGGTTATGAAACCATGGCGACGGGCAAAATCTTTCACGATGCTTTTCCACCAAAAGAAGAAAGAAGAAATGGAACGGAATTCAGTGTTTGGGGTTTTCATGGCAGTTTCTTGCCCCGACCTGTAGAGCCATTTGTAAAAAATACCGGGCACCCCTTGGTTGATTGGGGAGTTTATCCGGAAAGTGACTCCTTGCAAGATGATTGGAAAGTCACAGATTGGGCTATTGAACAATTGGAAAACAGGCCGGAAAACAAACCCTTTTTCCTTTCTGTGGGAATTCGGCATCCGCATGTACCTTTATATGCTTCACAAAAATGGTTTGACCTTTATCCTGAAGAGGAACTGCTTTTACCAGAAACAAGGGCAGATGACCGTGAAGACATTCCTCCTTTTTCTTGGTATCTACATTGGGACCTTCCTGAACCAAGACTGGCTTGGCTCGAAATGAACCACCAATGGAAACCAAAAGTACGGGCATATCTGGCAAGTGTAAGTTTTGCCGATATGTTGGTAGGTAGGTTGTTGGATACATTGGAGAAAGAGGGCTTAACTGAAAATACCATTGTGGTGTTGTTTTCCGATCATGGATACCATTTAGGCACAAAAGGAATTACAGGAAAAAATTCGCTTTGGCATGAATCAACAAGGGTACCCTTTATTTTTTCAGGACCGGGAATACCTGAAAAAGGAAAATTAAATGATGCTCCGGTGGAACTGCTTGATCTTTATCCTACATTGATCTCCCTTGCTGGATTACCAAATAAAGATGGGTTGGATGGACAGTCCCTTATACCGCTCCTTACGGATATTGGGTATAGGCGTGAATCTCCGGCTATCTGTACCCATGGCCCTGATAATCATGTGGTCGTAACTGAGGAATGGAGATTTATCCAATATGCGGACGGTTCCAGAGAACTTTATGACAGAAAAAATGATCAAAATGAATGGCATAATCTGGCTATATTGGAAGAATATATTCCTATAATGGATAAGCTTTCGAATTATTTGCCAAAAAGTGCAAAACCGGCACCTGGCAGTAAGACGAGACTGATAGAAATGATTGATGGAATGCCTTATTGGGAAGGGAAAATAATTCCTTATGGGGCAAAAGTTCCAATGAAGTTTGATTAA
- a CDS encoding IS1634 family transposase, producing MFVRRKKNSSGSFSIQIIQKVGRINKVVKSFGSSFDAVELDILERQAQLEIERIQGQTYLFSNDRDSSLKSILSNVGNNQIELVGPDNILGRVYESMGYHKIGGDDLFRDLVMSRLVYPGSKLKTVDYLSRFKNKEVSVYSIYRYMDKIHKEFKEDIEKITFKHFEKILGGHIGIVFYDMTTLFFEAPDEDDLRKIGYSKDGKHQHPQIKLGLLVGSEGYPLGYDIFEGSTYEGYTLIPVLENIQKKFSIGKPIVIADAGLLSGANIKALIGHGYKFVLGGKIRNESKEIKDAIQELEITEDNPGEVKKDGYRLVVSFSDKRLKKDAHNRKKGLEKLEKKVKNGKIDKSSINNRGYNKYLKLESEIKVAIDYSKYQLDARWDGLKGYLTNTDMKAREVIDAYGNLWQIEKAFRISKTDIRIRPIYHRIPERIQTHICICFVSYAVFKEMERLLKKRKVSFSANRAIELTKNMYQIRVFLPDSKTYTTVPLKPTQEQQELISAIMKT from the coding sequence ATGTTTGTGAGACGTAAGAAGAATTCAAGTGGTAGTTTCAGCATTCAGATTATCCAGAAAGTTGGCAGGATCAATAAAGTGGTCAAGTCATTCGGGAGTTCCTTTGATGCTGTGGAGTTGGATATTCTTGAACGCCAGGCCCAGCTTGAAATTGAGAGAATTCAAGGCCAGACTTATCTGTTTTCAAATGACCGGGACAGCAGCTTAAAATCCATTCTATCGAATGTAGGCAACAACCAGATCGAATTAGTTGGTCCGGACAACATACTCGGAAGAGTTTATGAGTCAATGGGTTATCACAAAATCGGAGGCGATGATCTATTTAGGGACCTGGTTATGTCCAGGCTGGTTTATCCGGGCTCCAAGCTAAAAACAGTAGATTACCTGTCCAGATTCAAGAACAAGGAAGTCAGTGTTTATTCCATTTATCGGTATATGGACAAGATCCATAAGGAGTTCAAAGAGGATATAGAGAAAATAACATTTAAACACTTTGAGAAGATTCTGGGAGGGCATATCGGTATTGTTTTCTATGATATGACCACATTATTCTTTGAGGCCCCGGATGAAGATGATCTGCGGAAAATCGGTTATTCAAAAGATGGCAAGCATCAACACCCCCAGATAAAATTGGGGCTGTTGGTCGGTTCTGAGGGATATCCGCTTGGATATGATATTTTTGAAGGAAGTACTTATGAGGGATATACCTTGATACCTGTTCTGGAAAATATCCAAAAGAAGTTTTCCATCGGTAAACCTATAGTGATTGCAGATGCAGGCTTACTGTCCGGGGCCAATATCAAAGCACTTATCGGTCACGGTTATAAGTTTGTACTGGGCGGTAAAATCAGGAATGAGAGCAAAGAGATCAAAGATGCAATCCAGGAACTGGAAATAACCGAAGACAATCCCGGAGAAGTTAAAAAAGACGGTTATAGACTGGTTGTAAGCTTTTCTGACAAGAGACTGAAGAAGGATGCCCATAACAGAAAAAAGGGGCTTGAAAAGCTCGAGAAAAAGGTCAAAAATGGGAAAATCGACAAAAGCAGTATCAATAACAGAGGATATAACAAGTACCTCAAGCTCGAATCAGAAATCAAAGTAGCAATTGATTATTCCAAATATCAACTGGATGCCAGATGGGATGGGCTGAAAGGATATCTTACAAATACTGATATGAAAGCCAGGGAGGTTATTGATGCATACGGAAACTTGTGGCAAATAGAAAAGGCTTTCCGGATCAGCAAGACAGATATCAGAATACGGCCAATCTACCACCGAATACCGGAAAGAATACAAACACATATCTGTATCTGTTTTGTGTCTTATGCTGTATTTAAAGAAATGGAAAGACTTCTTAAAAAACGGAAAGTATCATTTTCTGCAAACAGAGCTATCGAGCTTACCAAAAACATGTACCAGATAAGGGTATTCCTTCCTGATTCTAAAACCTATACAACAGTTCCTCTCAAACCAACTCAGGAACAACAGGAACTAATCTCTGCAATCATGAAAACTTAG